The proteins below are encoded in one region of Labeo rohita strain BAU-BD-2019 chromosome 15, IGBB_LRoh.1.0, whole genome shotgun sequence:
- the slc35f2l gene encoding solute carrier family 35 member F2: protein MPQEQLDTLCYKIREGLPKWRDIFTWQLFKILLMGQGLSALICGTAVTSQYLASVYYLNTPMLQSFINYALLGITYTMALIFRRGDGNILQILKTKWWKYLLLGLTDVEANYAVVKAYQYTTLTSIQLLDCFIIPVLMILSWFFLKTRYRIIHYAAVCICLAGVGAMVGADILAGQEQGSSSDILLGDGLVLLSATLYAVSNVCQEYTVKNLSRVEFLGMVGLFGSIISGIQLGILEHNEVSKIQWTWEIALILAGYALCMYGFYSFMPVIVKMSSATAVNLSLLTGDLFSLFCGLFLFQYTFSGLYIVSLVVILIGFIMFNTVPTLTQTLALSSDEEGCDNHGAEFDNDSTQGCVDEITCAQAEQDQIKSQVNERQSACVVINSVKM from the exons ATGCCTCAGGAGCAGCTGGACACTCTCTGCTATAAAATAAGAGAAGGACTGCCTAAATGGAGGGATATTTTCACATG GCAACTGTTCAAAATTCTGCTGATGGGACAAGGCCTCTCAGCACTGATCTGCGGGACTGCTGTAACATCTCAGTATCTGGCGTCCGTTTACTATCTGAATACTCCCATGCTGCAGAGCTTCATTAATTACGCCCTACTGGGCATTACTTACACCATGGCACTGATCTTCAGAAGAG GTGATGGCAATATTTTGCAGATATTAAAGACAAAATGGTGGAAGTATCTATTATTGGGACTGACAGATGTGGAGGCAAATTACGCAGTGGTGAAAGCATATCAGTACACCACATTAACCAGCATACAG CTGCTGGACTGCTTTATTATTCCGGTTTTGATGATCTTGTCCTGGTTCTTCCTGAAGACCCGCTATAGGATCATTCACTACGCAGCTGTATGTATTTGTCTGGCCGGGGTAGGAGCCATGGTGGGAGCGGACATCCTCGCTGGCCAGGAACAGGGATCTT CAAGTGACATTCTCCTCGGTGATGGTCTGGTCCTACTCAGCGCCACTCTGTATGCCGTCTCCAATGTGTGCCAGGAATACACAGTGAAGAATCTGAGCAGGGTGGAGTTTTTGGGCATGGTCGGCCTTTTCGGGTCAATTATCAGTGGAATACAGTT AGGGATTCTCGAACACAACGAAGTGTCTAAAATTCAGTGGACATGGGAAATCG CTCTTATCTTAGCTGGATATGCTCTCTGTATGTACGGCTTCTATAGCTTCATGCCTGTGATTGTAAAGATGAGCAGTGCCACAGCGGTCAATCTGTCCTTACTCACCGGAGACCTCTTCAGCCTGTTTTGTGGGCTCTTTTTGTTCCAATACACT TTCTCAGGACTGTATATCGTGTCATTGGTGGTGATCCTCATTGGTTTCATCATGTTTAACACCGTCCCTACACTGACCCAAACTCTTGCCTTGTCGTCCGACGAGGAAGGTTGTGACAATCACGGCGCTGAGTTTGATAACGACAGCACTCAAGGCTGTGTGGATGAGATAACCTGTGCACAAGCAGAACAAGATCAAATCAAGAGCCAAGTGAATGAAAGGCAGTCAGCATGTGTCGTCATAAacagtgttaaaatgtaa